From the genome of Candidatus Eremiobacteraceae bacterium, one region includes:
- a CDS encoding O-antigen ligase family protein: MIYLPVLGPTQIPKLSAWGWVALGVAVGVFVFLLACAFQLALGDQGCTIAFGLLSGYCGTKTGIAMAIAVLFIPPALIFSIKRPWIFPVAFYALLVPSDSYLNLTSGSSATKLAGGMALLAVLFWVARKRRVVNPGISAVMWIGYFVWATASLLWAVNVDANVLTYYGTLVSLIVLYLGFIIVPVEEDEFKLLLAAFIIGSCIAAIFGAIVFSSGQFINQGRLKGHFDTEGNHLSSDYFAASLVFPIGAVVMAALRERWGFRKIVYLGAFAILMVGQYVVGSRGAIVADAATIGYFFWKNRYRAQLTFVTVCGLLVSFIYPNVWLRFVAPDRTGADNGGSGRIPIWKVGLVAAKHYWLFGAGLDNFGTVYNKYFLTVWNTFYTNWNRGPHNIILEVVVELGVVGTIFLLLGWWYTFKAVDFIPKGHRLYDMRIMIEGGVFGTFVSALFVHIMHQKFTWWMFALVLAARAMASSVLHAERTAVVVDGSAAPPKLSTLPPPPMLERVP, from the coding sequence GTGATTTATCTGCCGGTGCTCGGGCCAACGCAAATACCGAAGCTGTCGGCGTGGGGCTGGGTGGCCCTCGGCGTTGCGGTCGGGGTCTTCGTCTTTCTCTTGGCATGCGCGTTCCAACTTGCGCTTGGCGATCAAGGATGCACGATCGCGTTTGGACTTTTGTCTGGCTATTGCGGGACCAAGACCGGCATCGCGATGGCGATCGCGGTCCTCTTCATCCCGCCGGCTCTGATCTTCAGCATAAAGCGCCCGTGGATCTTCCCGGTCGCCTTTTACGCGCTGCTCGTGCCGTCTGATTCGTACTTGAACCTCACGTCCGGAAGCAGCGCAACGAAACTCGCCGGCGGAATGGCGCTTCTCGCCGTGCTCTTCTGGGTCGCGCGCAAGCGCCGCGTCGTGAATCCGGGCATCTCCGCAGTGATGTGGATAGGTTACTTCGTCTGGGCCACGGCCTCGCTGCTCTGGGCGGTCAACGTGGACGCCAACGTGCTGACGTACTACGGCACGCTCGTGTCGCTCATCGTGCTCTATCTCGGCTTTATCATCGTCCCCGTGGAAGAAGACGAATTCAAGCTATTGCTGGCCGCCTTCATCATCGGATCGTGCATCGCAGCGATCTTCGGCGCCATTGTTTTCTCCAGCGGCCAGTTCATCAACCAGGGGCGCCTCAAAGGGCACTTCGACACCGAGGGCAACCACCTGTCGTCGGATTACTTCGCTGCTTCGCTGGTGTTCCCGATCGGAGCGGTCGTCATGGCAGCCCTGCGAGAGCGGTGGGGCTTTAGAAAAATCGTGTACCTCGGCGCCTTTGCGATTCTGATGGTCGGCCAATATGTGGTCGGTTCGCGAGGCGCGATCGTGGCCGATGCGGCGACGATCGGTTATTTCTTCTGGAAGAACCGCTACCGCGCGCAACTCACCTTTGTCACCGTGTGCGGACTGCTCGTGAGCTTCATCTACCCCAACGTCTGGCTGCGCTTCGTCGCGCCTGACCGAACCGGAGCGGACAACGGCGGCTCGGGCCGCATCCCGATTTGGAAAGTCGGCCTTGTCGCCGCCAAACACTATTGGCTCTTCGGCGCGGGTCTCGACAATTTCGGAACGGTGTACAACAAATATTTCCTCACGGTCTGGAACACGTTCTACACGAACTGGAACCGCGGGCCGCACAACATCATACTCGAAGTCGTCGTCGAGCTGGGCGTCGTCGGCACGATCTTCCTCTTGCTCGGTTGGTGGTACACGTTCAAAGCCGTGGATTTCATCCCGAAGGGCCATCGCCTGTACGACATGCGCATCATGATCGAAGGCGGAGTGTTCGGCACCTTTGTCAGCGCACTGTTCGTGCACATCATGCATCAGAAGTTCACGTGGTGGATGTTCGCGCTCGTACTTGCCGCGCGCGCCATGGCAAGCAGCGTACTGCATGCCGAGCGAACGGCTGTCGTCGTCGACGGCAGCGCCGCTCCGCCCAAGCTTTCAACTTTGCCGCCGCCGCCGATGCTGGAGAGGGTACCATAG
- a CDS encoding DegT/DnrJ/EryC1/StrS aminotransferase family protein, producing MRSEFLPYCRPYIEEDDIAAVTDTLSRGWLTTGPKVREFEQLFGAAAGVKHAVALNSCTAAIHLGFLALGAGEGDEIVMPSLSFVAGANCAVQIGAKPVFCDVDPETLCLSVETIERVVTPRTKIIMTMHYAGRPANAAPIVAWAKPRGIKVFEDAALAIGMLDDGQWSGTRADAAAYSFYATKNVTSAEGGMFLTNDDALMERVRILALHGMDRDAWKRYTSAGSWRYDIMEHGYKDNMPDLAAALGISQLKKLDTMQRRRDEIAQRFIAGVEQIPGVSVGGLGKLGSKDRHSWCMFPIVVDEREAGVGRDQLIEDLKAKNIGTSVHYIPSHHFTAHKDLTADVPVTEEIWQRLISLPLFPSMSDADVTDVLEALRTSVPGKVSQAV from the coding sequence ATGCGATCCGAGTTCTTGCCGTATTGCCGGCCGTACATCGAAGAAGACGACATCGCAGCCGTCACCGACACGCTGTCGCGCGGCTGGCTGACAACGGGTCCAAAAGTCCGCGAGTTCGAGCAGCTTTTCGGCGCCGCCGCCGGCGTAAAGCATGCGGTCGCCCTCAATAGCTGTACGGCGGCGATCCATCTCGGTTTCCTGGCGCTTGGTGCGGGCGAAGGCGACGAGATCGTGATGCCGAGCCTGAGCTTCGTCGCCGGCGCCAACTGCGCCGTACAGATCGGCGCAAAGCCGGTGTTCTGCGACGTGGACCCCGAGACGCTCTGTCTGTCGGTCGAGACGATCGAACGCGTGGTGACGCCGCGGACGAAGATCATCATGACCATGCATTATGCCGGCCGGCCGGCTAACGCGGCGCCCATCGTGGCGTGGGCCAAGCCGCGCGGCATAAAGGTCTTCGAAGATGCCGCCCTCGCCATCGGCATGCTAGACGACGGACAATGGTCGGGAACGCGAGCTGACGCCGCAGCGTACAGCTTCTATGCGACGAAGAACGTGACGTCGGCCGAAGGCGGCATGTTCCTGACCAACGACGATGCGCTGATGGAGCGAGTCAGGATTCTTGCGCTTCATGGGATGGACAGAGATGCTTGGAAGCGCTATACGTCGGCCGGATCGTGGCGCTACGACATCATGGAGCATGGCTACAAAGACAATATGCCCGACCTAGCCGCCGCCCTCGGCATCTCTCAATTGAAGAAACTCGATACGATGCAGCGGCGCCGCGACGAGATCGCGCAACGTTTTATCGCGGGCGTGGAGCAGATCCCCGGCGTTTCCGTCGGCGGTCTTGGCAAACTCGGCTCAAAGGATCGGCATAGCTGGTGCATGTTTCCGATCGTTGTCGACGAACGCGAGGCCGGCGTCGGGCGCGACCAGCTTATCGAAGATCTCAAGGCCAAGAACATCGGCACGAGCGTTCACTATATTCCGAGCCATCACTTCACGGCGCATAAGGACCTCACGGCGGATGTGCCCGTCACCGAAGAGATCTGGCAGCGGCTTATCTCGTTGCCGCTCTTTCCGAGCATGAGCGACGCCGACGTCACGGACGTGCTCGAAGCCTTGCGAACGAGCGTTCCGGGGAAGGTTTCGCAGGCCGTCTAG
- a CDS encoding nucleotide sugar dehydrogenase — MVQRRKRLTSREPPMQALETIERPNHRELLKQRIIARTARVGVIGIGFIGLPLAVAHAKAGFDVVGVDHDHIRVAQLTKGLNYLRDVRDDDLASAVASGKLTATTDFDSIRDFDVIVICVPTPVTASKDPDTSFVRRTGELIAAQLLPGRLITLESTTYPGLTEDVLRPIFDSSGLKAGEDYFLAFSPVRSDPGNVELSALNVNKIVGALTPACLDVATTFYKQTIPEVIAVSSPKVAEITKVFENTFRAVNIALVNELALLCDKLGINVWEVIEASATKPYGIMRFDPGPGVGGHWIPLDPFYLAWAARQHDFHLRFSELAAEINILMPQFVREKVIRQLNLGGKPMRDANILLVGMAYKKNVDDWQESPALKCMYLFEADQAIVTYHDPHVPSFRDRNGRLRHSVPLTPERLSAADCVCIMTDHDETDWDMITTHATSILDSRNATRRVKHDREKIVLL, encoded by the coding sequence ATGGTGCAGCGTCGAAAGCGGCTGACCTCGCGGGAGCCGCCGATGCAGGCGCTTGAGACGATCGAGCGCCCCAATCACCGGGAGCTGCTGAAGCAGCGGATCATCGCGCGCACGGCCCGCGTCGGCGTCATCGGCATCGGTTTTATCGGTCTGCCTCTCGCCGTGGCCCACGCGAAGGCGGGCTTCGACGTCGTCGGCGTGGACCACGATCATATCCGGGTTGCGCAGCTCACCAAAGGGCTCAACTATCTTCGCGATGTCCGCGACGACGATCTTGCATCAGCCGTGGCGAGCGGAAAGTTGACCGCCACCACCGACTTCGATTCCATCCGCGATTTTGACGTGATCGTGATCTGCGTGCCGACGCCCGTCACCGCGAGCAAAGACCCCGACACATCGTTCGTCCGGCGCACGGGCGAACTGATCGCCGCGCAACTGCTGCCTGGCCGGCTCATCACGCTTGAAAGCACGACGTATCCCGGGCTTACGGAAGACGTGCTGCGGCCGATCTTCGACTCATCGGGCCTCAAGGCAGGCGAAGATTACTTCCTCGCGTTCTCACCCGTGCGTTCTGATCCGGGCAACGTCGAGTTGAGCGCGCTCAACGTCAACAAGATCGTCGGCGCGCTGACGCCGGCGTGTTTGGACGTCGCAACCACATTCTACAAGCAGACGATTCCCGAAGTCATCGCGGTCTCGAGCCCCAAAGTGGCCGAGATCACCAAGGTGTTCGAAAACACCTTCCGCGCGGTCAACATCGCGCTCGTGAACGAGCTCGCGCTTCTCTGTGACAAGCTCGGCATCAACGTCTGGGAAGTGATCGAAGCGTCGGCGACTAAGCCGTACGGCATCATGCGTTTCGATCCTGGGCCGGGCGTCGGCGGACACTGGATCCCGCTGGACCCGTTCTATCTCGCCTGGGCCGCGCGCCAACACGATTTCCACCTGCGCTTCTCGGAGCTTGCGGCCGAGATCAACATCCTCATGCCGCAATTCGTCCGCGAGAAGGTCATCCGCCAGCTCAACCTTGGCGGCAAGCCGATGCGCGACGCGAACATACTCCTGGTCGGTATGGCCTACAAGAAGAACGTGGACGACTGGCAGGAATCCCCCGCTCTGAAATGCATGTACTTGTTCGAAGCAGATCAAGCCATCGTGACGTATCACGACCCGCACGTGCCGAGTTTTCGGGATCGAAACGGACGCTTGCGGCACTCGGTTCCTCTCACGCCGGAACGATTGAGCGCTGCCGACTGCGTGTGCATCATGACCGACCACGACGAAACCGATTGGGATATGATCACGACCCACGCGACGTCCATCTTGGACTCGCGCAACGCCACTCGCCGCGTCAAGCACGATCGGGAGAAGATCGTCCTCCTATGA